The following nucleotide sequence is from Takifugu flavidus isolate HTHZ2018 chromosome 4, ASM371156v2, whole genome shotgun sequence.
cattccttgctacatcggatgcagggacctttctgtctcagcctgaaccatcacccaggacacaatgagccagttctcattcatcactgcgaaactggacatggctccagatgccagtgtcaccttcctcgccatcttcctcgtgtggtccgacctgaaaacctgccccaacgtgccctggaggagcttggtcagagacggctgttgacgcttgaactcatccagcaggcagtcagtcaggtagaatccggacacagacaccccaccccaaccttcttggtcctcgtatggcccgaaagcacgtggccgatcttccatcctcacgtactggccgatggttctctgtccgtacgccccagcctcggcctccctgacgttctgtacggcgtgcagatatgccaggtgagctcgttcatacttgaggtgcatgagctcattcacctggttcgccatatcggtcggtgacttgccagaacgccgcagttcatccattaccgacttgcacgcagccttcttgtaagtcaggaatgcaggcaaaaggttagtaaagcgcacgggcagcttctccacccatggagggttgtcagcggaccagttcctgcgacaggccttgcagcagagtcgcgaggaaaagatcaaatactggccacggacgctgacgatcactggaggtctgcccacgcctgcagagaccacctgaggacgaggacagctatggaggcacggcaggatgtcattgttcctcaacctgaccatgatgtggctctctggcttccaaatgaaaaatggatggagctgaaaaaagttgggggacgggagctcagccaccatgtccagtagctccggctgaggaggaagacgccaaagagaaattgcgttcccagggttatgcactggtcgggacccaggccacaacccaagttgttgaagctccgtcctcatccacagcttttgatgttgtgagcagatccacttgctcatgtcgtggtcagggacaggcatgggaacaggagctatgggaactaggataaagtaaagaagacagttgaacaacataaagttatcattactgaagagacaatttcagtgcccccgccctcacatgatataaacacacgatacaaggaaacaaacacgcgcctcggacacttggtttcattccagagctcacacgtcagattttttccatgtcagtgacaaagaatcgtgtcaatttgaatcaccccgggacactttattattgttcaacaccccacggaatgggggaaatggacatggtttaacatcccactcttttggtcttgggtagagtccgtcaaaggaggcactctgccgtcagaggtctgtgccgtgcaagagtcaggtcctgaaaacaagtgcagacttgctattaagaaattacagtcacttcacctgatgacaacatggaaagaacagtcagctggacattacagagacatcaggttgttcatcagccctaaataaaaaaaaaggaaacatacctgaagttgagtggggctcctctacctttgtgagaccctctgtctctgtcaccaggaaggccagctgtggggggaggggcacaggtcttcctcttcacacctggtgaagctggaacagctgcaggtacggtcattttcaaaaatgaaatgactttattaaggcagctgcagttagcagaacacttgattggatgaacagaattacaatgtttttaccatcaactagtgatgcctgtagctcagcggtatctccaggtggggctttggagcgtgtggcagatggaactaaaaagacaacattagtttagtcagttcagattcaatgagttgtgaagacgccgttattagtagaaattcaagcagccttatcgttactcctcctgctttttagaattttacatcattaaaatgaaaacaatataatggtctcattcacaccaattgaaatgacaatgttaatcagcgctctcgaggccgagcaggaggagcattgggactcggtcaacaaacatgcattcgcgtgttcgtaccccgtgcatccaaactgtttttcaacgaagcatcaaagagaacaaaaacaaacacttaccctcctcctcatagtcaatatcagttcatcattgcacggatcaattcatagtcctcacgacggttattatcacaccaacatatgaagagtaatattaaaggaactcggccggaacatcaagaacacaaaaataataagataagtttcagatttggagaggaattcttcatggaaaggaacggaactccagctctgaaacctatttttcagaaacctgtctttgctcctggtggcactctcggcagggcggctgctgctactggcatagcatctgcacacagatgaaaagaaaaacaatagaaatcagatacggcatggactttgtttgtctgacatgaaataaatgtggtaacggtgtatttacagctctggacttgcagatcagagttatggatgctcagcatctccctttccatctccacgtcctcctccatggctgtgttaaagacaaaaataccggctacaggttattagtagaaaagaaaaaaaccttttcccaaagttgaacttgtcacatgaaggaattagcatacccaggggctcagctggggccttcatgggatgctcagcaggtgtggaagatgtggtgggctgctgcctcttcagcaggttctgctgcaacctggacattcgtgtacctggaacgcagcgcctgcctatgacaaaatcagcatagccatcacctctgctgtcccagatctccttccacctgctcttggctcgggcaccaaatccaaccagctggtcgtcttcagatgaggcagtcactccatcccctcttccggcctcataagtgaggagagcctggatttcttggaaactgagggcataactcacaaatgactggaggctgtccttactgtggctgtcagccatacagagacctgctgcctcctcgctctgcacgttcttgatcagatacacggtggatcctacgtcattctgcaaaagccatctgaatgacttccctttatatttaccaaactgcaggacatagtctcccagcacctccatcttatctgagggatccccccctctttgtcggatgacggccaaagcgttctgccgtacgaggtcctccctcatggccgcagacttgtcctgaggagtggaactcacccgtttggcttcatcagatggctcctggaggagaaacccaagaggccccttgcggaacacgacccgaagtttcccagggaaaaaggcgaattgcttctgcatgttgagctgacataaaggaaaaatgtctattaattttctcatttttattagacactgataaaacagttccacccatttttcaaatcacacctgataaatgtgatcaaaggaatcttaggccagtaaaagataaagtgtggtaccatgtgtaaagctctgtgtgtgtgtgtgtgtgtgtgtgtgtctgtgtttgtgagtgtgcgcacacatgcaattatcatgtaggtgtgaaagtgtaagatcaaggttgttggggtgtcgattcaggagttcagaaggtcagtacctggtgtggctagtgaggaaaagactggaaagtgatggtgtgtgtgtgtgtgtgtgtaggtgtgtgtgtctgtgtgtgtgtgtgagagagaacatgttggggggggggggcaggaggacagtatcccctctcaaagacattggaaacaaaaacacacatttgatgtaataaaatgtaatactaccactactaatattactactaataataattatagtaataataataataataccagaTTTCAGTGCgacgacaagtaaatcggttacttgaatataaaatatgaacaagttctttcatcactatcgtgtaatttaatttatgaaaaactagcttgacaaaaTATGactatattgtagcatgacaaatacagtacattataatttagggccaattataacacgttccttgctaatttaggacagaattgaccacagcctatgcacaattacgaaaagtttcctcattaatttagtaggaaatcaagcccaaacttaccttcagcgaagtttaccaaagaatgaaccaagaacggccgatcctccggagaggagccgctcttgatagaaacggcagaacagcgccacgggatgatagcggccggaaatatattgcgtccgtagtggtttagcactaccattgaaaatgaatgggaaacggtttagggccgtttagctcccggccatggccgattgcttttaagttgatttcatttatcggagttgaaatctcttccactgggtcagcagaggccgccagtgttcctgataattatccagccagatgtaattcacttcttaagtacttctaacattgagatttaatgttgcactattgtacatcgtttgagatttaatattttatgagtgtgtgtgtgtgtgtgtgtgtgtgtgtgtgtgtgtgtgtgtgtgtgtgtgtgtgtgtgtgcgtgtgtgtgcgtgcgtgcgtgcgtgcctgtgtgtgtgtgtgtttgtgtttaaataaaattgaatttcccactttggtccacactattgtcaacatttctgtcttcaaaaaaaagccaactcaaggcggcagattcctgaattgaaaacaatttctaaagaactcaagtatcatactaacaacactaatattccatctgtctatccccaactgaattaactccacacctatctcatcagattatttgtaacagaatgagcaggtaacgtagcatttccctgttcatatctgctacttgcaatttagaatttgtcaataaaactatgctatgacacaaactacagtttaatagatggctgtgctcctaaaaagagcagcatttgtggctcataaacctcacagac
It contains:
- the LOC130523582 gene encoding uncharacterized protein LOC130523582 isoform X1, encoding MLFNCLLYFILVPIAPVPMPVPDHDMSKWICSQHQKLWMRTELQQLGLWPGSRPVHNPGNAISLWRLPPQPELLDMVAELPSPNFFQLHPFFIWKPESHIMVRLRNNDILPCLHSCPRPQVVSAGVGRPPVIVSVRGQYLIFSSRLCCKACRRNWSADNPPWVEKLPVRFTNLLPAFLTYKKAACKSVMDELRRSGKSPTDMANQVNELMHLKYERAHLAYLHAVQNVREAEAGAYGQRTIGQYVRMEDRPRAFGPYEDQEGWGGVSVSGFYLTDCLLDEFKRQQPSLTKLLQGTLGQVFRSDHTRKMARKVTLASGAMSSFAVMNENWLIVSWVMVQAETERSLHPM
- the LOC130523586 gene encoding uncharacterized protein LOC130523586, producing the protein MRKLIDIFPLCQLNMQKQFAFFPGKLRVVFRKGPLGFLLQEPSDEAKRVSSTPQDKSAAMREDLVRQNALAVIRQRGGDPSDKMEVLGDYVLQFGKYKGKSFRWLLQNDVGSTVYLIKNVQSEEAAGLCMADSHSKDSLQSFVSYALSFQEIQALLTYEAGRGDGVTASSEDDQLVGFGARAKSRWKEIWDSRGDGYADFVIGRRCVPGTRMSRLQQNLLKRQQPTTSSTPAEHPMKAPAEPLAMEEDVEMEREMLSIHNSDLQVQSYAMPVAAAALPRVPPGAKTGF